Proteins co-encoded in one Metabacillus sp. KUDC1714 genomic window:
- a CDS encoding aldo/keto reductase produces MEYRYLGKTGLQVSELCLGTMTLGRETSEKDSFSILDRYVEEGGNFIDTADVYTRGVSEEIVGKWLKDQNRDDYVVATKVRFPMGEGPNDVGLSRKHIISGVKESLRRLGTDYIDLYQVHAWDPRTPLEETLSTLNDLVREGLVRYIGASNFKGWQLQKAIDLSKQKGWEQFVCLQPQYNLLCRATEYELIDVCENEGLGVIPWSPLRGGWLSGKFTRDMVKPPENSRISVAEEKGYSETWDKYNNDFTWNLLDTLYSVAEEAGKTPAQAAINWLLNSRGVTAPIIGARTMEQLEANLGSAGWSLTNDQLERLNKASELFVSYPYDIDAINQRTKGRE; encoded by the coding sequence ATGGAATATCGTTATCTAGGGAAAACGGGTTTACAAGTAAGTGAGCTTTGTCTTGGAACGATGACATTAGGTCGTGAAACGAGTGAAAAAGATAGTTTCAGCATTTTAGACCGTTATGTTGAAGAAGGCGGAAACTTTATTGATACTGCCGATGTCTATACTCGTGGTGTTTCTGAAGAAATCGTCGGTAAGTGGTTAAAGGACCAAAATCGTGATGACTATGTTGTTGCAACAAAGGTTCGTTTCCCTATGGGTGAAGGACCGAATGATGTTGGTCTGAGCAGAAAACATATTATCTCCGGTGTTAAAGAAAGCCTACGACGCCTTGGAACCGATTATATCGATCTTTATCAGGTTCACGCATGGGATCCTCGAACCCCTTTAGAAGAAACGTTAAGCACGTTAAATGATCTTGTTCGTGAAGGCCTTGTACGTTACATTGGAGCAAGTAACTTTAAAGGCTGGCAACTTCAAAAAGCAATAGATTTAAGTAAACAAAAAGGTTGGGAACAGTTTGTTTGCCTACAACCTCAATACAATTTGCTATGTCGGGCTACCGAATACGAATTAATTGATGTTTGTGAAAATGAAGGATTGGGGGTCATCCCATGGAGTCCGCTTCGCGGAGGTTGGTTAAGCGGGAAGTTTACACGTGACATGGTTAAGCCTCCAGAAAATTCTCGTATATCTGTTGCTGAAGAAAAAGGTTATAGTGAGACATGGGATAAGTATAATAACGATTTTACATGGAATTTGTTAGATACGTTATATAGTGTTGCAGAAGAAGCGGGTAAGACTCCGGCTCAGGCAGCAATCAACTGGCTTCTAAACAGTCGAGGGGTTACGGCCCCAATTATCGGTGCACGTACAATGGAACAGCTTGAAGCTAACTTAGGTTCTGCTGGATGGTCTTTAACAAATGATCAACTAGAACGTTTAAATAAAGCGAGTGAATTGTTTGTTAGCTATCCTTATGATATCGATGCAATAAATCAGCGCACTAAAGGCAGAGAGTAA